The following are encoded in a window of Methanorbis rubei genomic DNA:
- a CDS encoding formylmethanofuran dehydrogenase subunit E family protein: MKWHESCRYMELSREYTVEELAKFHGHLGPFIVLGYRMGRFALQHFDNDPFALFATVYCSGKPPESCLIDGVQIGSGCTFGKRNIELSVSPHISVMFRHADGGAILLKQGSYLSRRSEFDNVDKELALENFAEAMYSMPDQELFKVEEL; this comes from the coding sequence ATGAAATGGCATGAGTCCTGCAGATACATGGAACTGTCCCGGGAATACACCGTTGAAGAGCTCGCAAAATTTCACGGACACCTCGGCCCCTTTATTGTCCTCGGATACCGAATGGGGAGGTTTGCTCTTCAACATTTTGATAACGATCCCTTTGCTCTGTTCGCAACCGTCTACTGTTCCGGCAAACCGCCGGAGTCATGTCTTATAGACGGCGTTCAGATTGGCTCAGGCTGCACGTTCGGCAAACGAAACATCGAACTCAGCGTGTCTCCGCATATCTCTGTTATGTTTCGCCACGCAGATGGTGGTGCGATTCTTTTGAAACAGGGATCATATCTCTCAAGGCGGTCAGAGTTTGATAATGTTGACAAAGAACTTGCTCTCGAAAACTTTGCCGAGGCAATGTACTCTATGCCGGACCAGGAATTGTTCAAGGTCGAGGAACTTTGA
- a CDS encoding metal ABC transporter ATP-binding protein — translation MDDPIIQMNSVTTTYEGAAHPVIHDIDLAIGKGEFVIVGGPNGAGKTTLLETIAGLLPIISGSVTVCGLDVMKSGPEMRKKLGYVIQNFDFDPYTPFTVEEVLLIGRYGLLGFFRRPGTEDFAAVDRSLEQMGITDLRKKHIGKLSGGQQQKVLIAHNLTKNPDVLLLDEPFSNLDLATREHVCDILCDVADAGITVVIVSHAFDALPKRDVRVVVMKGGSVVLNKIVPSEQVQETVRQSSEDSNA, via the coding sequence ATGGATGATCCGATCATCCAGATGAACAGCGTCACGACAACGTACGAAGGTGCTGCCCATCCGGTGATTCATGATATCGATCTCGCCATAGGCAAAGGTGAGTTTGTAATCGTCGGAGGTCCGAATGGTGCGGGAAAAACGACACTGCTTGAAACCATCGCAGGGCTTCTGCCGATAATCTCAGGATCGGTTACTGTTTGCGGTCTTGATGTGATGAAGAGTGGACCGGAGATGCGCAAAAAACTGGGATATGTTATTCAGAACTTTGATTTTGATCCATACACTCCCTTCACCGTTGAAGAGGTTCTTCTGATAGGTCGCTATGGACTACTGGGATTTTTCAGACGACCGGGCACTGAGGATTTTGCAGCTGTCGACCGATCACTTGAACAAATGGGAATTACTGATCTGCGAAAGAAACATATCGGCAAATTATCCGGCGGTCAGCAGCAGAAAGTCCTAATAGCTCACAACCTGACAAAAAATCCTGATGTTCTGTTGTTAGACGAACCGTTCAGCAATCTGGATCTGGCAACACGTGAGCATGTTTGTGACATACTCTGTGATGTCGCGGATGCAGGAATTACTGTTGTGATAGTTTCCCATGCATTCGATGCTTTGCCAAAACGAGACGTCCGCGTTGTGGTGATGAAAGGCGGATCAGTTGTGCTGAACAAAATTGTACCCTCGGAACAGGTTCAGGAAACTGTTCGCCAGAGCTCGGAGGATTCAAATGCTTGA
- a CDS encoding metal ABC transporter solute-binding protein, Zn/Mn family has product MKKLVVFLTLLLALGLLVPGVSAVNIVTTMPNLWDVAGEIGGDSVIVMYVAPPAAVHVSSDTIDALLQQNSEFIRTADIFLGQGGSMDGTVITKVTEFRKKNFDEDTDWLLLSNVSKDAVPNVTVAYDNPKVLQGYSETITYLLSTADSLNASVYQKNLNTYLKKISEETKLSADEQDILSNIPIICHFRIKNQAVNWLGMDCINSYPDPTTAKDLIDDIHQNPNKYKSIAANSSIGKIVVIENIVAGSDMGIGVHEALKDTGVPCERIIFLNLPKSAENVDTIFDYYAYNKNLILSLASPSETPTTTQSPVGPGLAFVGILGAALLLRRN; this is encoded by the coding sequence ATGAAAAAACTGGTGGTTTTTCTTACACTGCTCCTCGCCCTTGGTCTTCTTGTGCCTGGTGTTTCGGCAGTAAACATTGTAACAACCATGCCAAATCTCTGGGATGTGGCGGGGGAAATCGGCGGAGACTCAGTCATCGTCATGTACGTTGCCCCACCCGCGGCAGTTCACGTCTCCAGTGATACTATTGATGCCCTGCTTCAGCAGAACAGCGAGTTCATCAGAACTGCCGACATCTTCCTTGGACAGGGTGGATCAATGGACGGAACAGTCATCACCAAAGTAACTGAGTTCCGCAAAAAAAATTTCGATGAAGACACTGACTGGCTTCTCTTAAGCAACGTCTCCAAAGATGCAGTTCCGAATGTAACCGTCGCCTACGACAATCCGAAAGTTCTCCAGGGATACAGCGAAACAATTACGTACCTCCTCTCTACCGCTGATTCTCTCAACGCATCGGTGTATCAGAAAAATCTCAATACCTATCTGAAGAAAATATCCGAAGAAACAAAACTTTCCGCAGACGAACAAGATATCCTCTCAAACATTCCCATTATCTGCCACTTCCGGATCAAAAATCAGGCAGTCAACTGGCTTGGCATGGACTGCATTAACTCCTACCCTGATCCGACAACAGCAAAGGATTTGATCGATGATATCCATCAAAATCCGAACAAGTACAAATCCATTGCTGCAAACTCTTCTATTGGAAAAATAGTTGTCATCGAAAACATTGTCGCAGGATCTGACATGGGCATTGGAGTACACGAGGCACTCAAAGATACCGGAGTTCCCTGTGAAAGAATTATCTTCCTCAATCTTCCAAAATCAGCTGAAAACGTTGATACCATTTTCGACTACTATGCGTACAACAAAAATCTCATCCTCTCTCTTGCATCCCCCTCTGAAACACCAACAACAACACAATCTCCAGTTGGTCCCGGCCTTGCCTTTGTCGGTATTCTCGGTGCTGCCCTCCTTCTCAGGAGAAACTAA
- a CDS encoding metal ABC transporter permease codes for MLEFLIPNNMICHAVEAMLFASVGCAILAVLITQMKISSIGFTMAHGAFAGAAVGMFFGIDMTIAALIGSVLLAFILGPLSEKSRMPTDTTLGVLFGSMMAVAIFFYAWMQQLGISYNATALMFGSVISLYREEIYGLFIIMLVVIVFVMMFYKEISAMIFNRKIAEVAGIRTKPMMYALLFMIALMVALTLPIVGGLLLYVWVVTPAAIAYQFCGTLKQMMIVSPVIAAIVSLCGTFVSFSMNLPVAPFSAVLFALVFAAAVILSPKRRIAKTMIK; via the coding sequence ATGCTTGAATTTCTGATCCCCAACAATATGATCTGCCATGCAGTCGAGGCGATGCTTTTTGCTTCGGTTGGTTGTGCAATTCTTGCGGTACTCATAACGCAGATGAAGATATCCTCGATAGGATTTACGATGGCGCACGGGGCATTTGCGGGAGCTGCTGTCGGCATGTTTTTCGGCATTGATATGACCATAGCAGCACTTATCGGAAGTGTTCTGCTTGCATTTATTCTCGGACCATTGTCTGAAAAATCCCGTATGCCAACCGATACAACGCTTGGAGTATTGTTTGGATCGATGATGGCTGTTGCTATATTTTTCTATGCATGGATGCAGCAGCTTGGTATCAGCTACAATGCGACTGCTTTGATGTTCGGCAGTGTGATCTCTCTGTATCGTGAGGAAATTTACGGACTGTTCATCATCATGCTGGTGGTGATTGTGTTTGTTATGATGTTTTATAAGGAGATCTCGGCAATGATCTTTAACAGAAAGATTGCTGAGGTTGCCGGAATTCGTACCAAACCAATGATGTATGCCCTGCTGTTTATGATTGCCCTGATGGTTGCTCTGACACTTCCGATTGTCGGGGGTCTGCTTTTGTACGTGTGGGTGGTGACGCCAGCGGCAATTGCGTACCAGTTTTGCGGAACACTCAAACAGATGATGATTGTGTCACCAGTTATTGCTGCAATCGTCAGTTTGTGCGGAACGTTTGTTTCTTTTTCGATGAATCTGCCGGTCGCACCATTTTCTGCGGTGCTGTTTGCCCTGGTATTTGCGGCAGCGGTGATTCTTTCACCAAAGCGCCGTATTGCAAAAACGATGATAAAATAA